The nucleotide window GACTATCTCGGTGAAGCCGTCCTAGAGCGTATCGAGCGTGTTCTAGGTGGACGGAAACCGGTTGTCTTGGGGCGTTTCACCCAAATCCTTCCCAACAACTGGAAGCTTTACGTCGAAAACACTAAGGACAGTTACCATGCGAGCATCCTTCATACCTTCTTCACGACTTTCGAGCTTAATCGTCTGTCGCAAAAGGGTGGAATTATCGTCAATGAAACAGGTGGATGTCATGTCAGCTATTCGTGTGTGGATCACGGCGAGACGCTGGATGATGATCAGAAGAATGCCTACAAAGACGAGAATATTCGATCAGATTCCGATCTCAGTCTGACTGATATGTCGCTCTTGGCGAGCTTCAAGGAATACGACGATGATATTACTCTTCAAATCTTGTCCGTATTTCCGAACTTCGTTTTGCAACAGATCCAAAACTCGATTGCGGTACGTACGGTTCTGCCCAAGGGCACGGACAGTATGCATCTGAAATGGACCTATATCGGGTTCGAGGACGACACACCGGAGCAACGCAAAACGCGTCTGAAGCTGTCCAACCTGATCGGACCGGGCGGGTATGTTTCGATGGAAGATGGGTGTATCGGGAACTTCGTTCAACGCGGAACAAAGGGAGCGCCTGACGAGCGCGCTGTTCTCGCGATGGGCGGACATTCAATCGAGACAGGAACAGATCGCATTACAGAGGCCGCCATTCGTGGGTTCTGGACCGAATATCGTGGGAGGATGGGCCTGTGAACGACTTCAAGAAAATAGCAGAGCTGACAAACCTCATCGGGATGGTTCAGGCACGGTATGCCTACGCGATTGACGACGGTGATTTCTATGATTGGCCAACGTTCTTTGTCGATGACTGCTTTTATCAGATCACGTCTGCTGACAACTTTGCCCAGGGTCTGGAGGCCGGATTGATGTGGCTGGACAGCAAGGCGATGCTGCATGACCGCATTTTGTCGCTGCTGGAGGCAAATGTTTACGAACGGCATTCGTACCGGCACATTCTCGGACAACCTCATATTTCGAGCATTGAGGGTGACGAGGTAGAATCCGAAACCTCGTTCATGGTGGCAAGAATTACCCGTGAGGGCCCGACCGACCTGTATGCGACGGGGCGCTATGTTGATCGGTATAAAGTCACAGAAAGCGACGCGAAGATCATGAAGCGCATTGTCGTTCTTGACAGCAGCTATGTCGATACACTGCTCGGGTTTCCACTGTGACAAGCGCAAATACCAAGCCGGTGCTGGTAACCATTGGTGACCCCAATGGCATTGGTCCGGAAATTGCGGTCAAAGCAGCGGCGACATTGCACGAAGATCCTCGTTATCGGCCTGTTTTGCTGGGGGACGACTATATCGTTGCTCCCCTCGCAGACGCCCTCGGATTTGGCCTGCAAACCGATCGTTCCAAGTGGGGTAGCACGGCGAAAACGATCGATCTGTTTGTCATCAATGCAATGCCTCCTGCGAATTACGTACCCGGGACCGTTAATGCCGCTGCCGGGCGGGCCACCGTTTCCTATGTCGAAGCGGCCTTGGCGTTGCTTGCCGACGGAGCCGGTCGAGGAGTTATCGGGTGCCCCCATTCCGAAACGGCAGTAAATGCCTCTGGGCGTGTCTTTTCAGGTTATCCGAATTTGCTGTCGGAATTGTTGAAAACCGGGCCCGACAGCGTCTTCCTGATGTTGGTTGGCGGGGGGCTACGCGTCGTACACGTTACGCTTCACGAAGGGATCAACAGCGCGTTAAGGCGGTTAACCTCGGAACTGATTGAGAAGGCCGCGCTTGCCGCTGATTCCGCCCTGCGCGACTTGGGAGTGGCGAAACCGCGCGTTGGAGTGTTTGGAATCAATCCACATGCTGGCGAAAACGGCCTGTTCGGCGACGAGGACAACCGTATCGTCGCCCCTGCGATCCAAAAACTGCGGGAGCAAGGCGTCGATGCACACGGCCCCGAGGGCGCCGACACAATGCTGGCCCGTGACGGGTTCGATGCATATGTCGCGATGTATCACGATCAAGGGCATATTCCCGTCAAATTGCTGGCAGGGAGAAAAGCGTCGGCACTGTCGATCGGGGCTGACACCCTATTTTCCAGCGTTGGGCACGGCGCGGCCTTTGATATTGCGGGCAAAAACTGCGCAGACCCTGAGGCTGTCATTCGAGCAATAAAACTGGTTGGAGGGGCAAAATGATCTATCAAATCTCTGTCACAGGCGAAGACATCGCTTTTGAATGCACCGAGGATGAAACCGTTTTGGATGCGGCCGAACGTGCCGGCTTCGCGATCCCTTATTCTTGCCGAAAAGGCGTCTGTTCATCATGCGAAGGTGGTATTACATCCGGCGAGGCTGCCGTTCGTGGGCAGGGTACCTGCGTCGGGCCTGCCGAAGGTGTGTTTTTGTGCCAGGCCAGAC belongs to Sulfitobacter pacificus and includes:
- a CDS encoding aromatic ring-hydroxylating oxygenase subunit alpha: MATLEETEAKRPTWSTEDGASRVPYWIFQRQDILEAENRKLFHGPVWNFLCLEAELREAGDFVAVSAGETPVIVTRDKDGELYAFENRCAHRGSLLALEDRGNVKDFTCVYHAWTHSLQGDLIGVAFKDGIKGCGGIADDFKMENQGPRKMRVSVLHGLVFGSFDENVDDIEDYLGEAVLERIERVLGGRKPVVLGRFTQILPNNWKLYVENTKDSYHASILHTFFTTFELNRLSQKGGIIVNETGGCHVSYSCVDHGETLDDDQKNAYKDENIRSDSDLSLTDMSLLASFKEYDDDITLQILSVFPNFVLQQIQNSIAVRTVLPKGTDSMHLKWTYIGFEDDTPEQRKTRLKLSNLIGPGGYVSMEDGCIGNFVQRGTKGAPDERAVLAMGGHSIETGTDRITEAAIRGFWTEYRGRMGL
- a CDS encoding aromatic-ring-hydroxylating dioxygenase subunit beta → MNDFKKIAELTNLIGMVQARYAYAIDDGDFYDWPTFFVDDCFYQITSADNFAQGLEAGLMWLDSKAMLHDRILSLLEANVYERHSYRHILGQPHISSIEGDEVESETSFMVARITREGPTDLYATGRYVDRYKVTESDAKIMKRIVVLDSSYVDTLLGFPL
- a CDS encoding PdxA family dehydrogenase; this encodes MHEDPRYRPVLLGDDYIVAPLADALGFGLQTDRSKWGSTAKTIDLFVINAMPPANYVPGTVNAAAGRATVSYVEAALALLADGAGRGVIGCPHSETAVNASGRVFSGYPNLLSELLKTGPDSVFLMLVGGGLRVVHVTLHEGINSALRRLTSELIEKAALAADSALRDLGVAKPRVGVFGINPHAGENGLFGDEDNRIVAPAIQKLREQGVDAHGPEGADTMLARDGFDAYVAMYHDQGHIPVKLLAGRKASALSIGADTLFSSVGHGAAFDIAGKNCADPEAVIRAIKLVGGAK